The Paenibacillus sp. RUD330 genome has a segment encoding these proteins:
- a CDS encoding iron ABC transporter permease, translated as MGAFMSESERRKRRKAWLVAAILSAAIAVVFVVSMNTGVIRLSPIDVLRTLAGGGTDRQQLILFDFRLPRIVISLLIGAGLAVSGAVLQALSRNALADPGIIGINSGAGLIVLLFIAYYPAPAATPAYLLPLLAWAGGGVAAALVFLLSYRRHKGLSSNRLILNGVAVNSGFAAVTIVVSLRINPEQYQFVATWMAGSIWGKDWSYVLALLPFIAVLLPYVLFKARTLNVLNLGTPMATGLGAFVSREQALLLAAAVGLAGSCVAVSGSIGFVGLIAPHLARRLVGQRYQALLPVAALSGALLVMAADTIAKVILQPAEIPTGIIVAAVGAPYFLYLLYRSK; from the coding sequence ATGGGCGCATTCATGTCGGAATCGGAGCGGCGCAAGCGCAGGAAAGCCTGGCTTGTCGCCGCCATCCTGAGCGCGGCGATCGCCGTTGTTTTTGTCGTCAGCATGAATACCGGGGTGATCCGGCTCTCTCCGATCGATGTGCTGCGGACGCTGGCCGGAGGCGGGACGGACCGCCAGCAGCTCATCCTGTTCGACTTCCGCCTGCCGCGGATCGTCATCTCCCTGCTGATCGGAGCCGGCCTGGCGGTATCCGGCGCCGTGCTTCAGGCGCTCTCGCGCAACGCGCTCGCGGATCCCGGAATCATCGGCATCAATTCGGGGGCGGGGCTGATCGTGCTGCTGTTCATCGCTTATTACCCGGCGCCGGCTGCAACTCCGGCCTACCTGCTGCCTCTGCTGGCTTGGGCGGGGGGAGGAGTCGCTGCTGCGCTCGTCTTCCTGCTGTCGTATCGAAGGCATAAGGGGCTGTCCTCGAACAGGCTCATCCTGAACGGCGTCGCCGTCAACTCCGGGTTCGCCGCAGTGACGATCGTCGTCTCCCTGCGGATCAACCCGGAGCAGTACCAGTTCGTCGCCACCTGGATGGCCGGCAGCATCTGGGGCAAGGATTGGAGCTACGTGCTGGCGCTGCTGCCGTTCATCGCGGTCCTCCTGCCCTATGTCTTGTTCAAGGCACGCACGCTCAATGTGCTCAACCTGGGCACTCCGATGGCAACCGGCCTCGGCGCGTTCGTGAGCCGTGAGCAGGCGCTGCTCCTGGCCGCGGCGGTCGGGCTGGCCGGATCCTGCGTCGCCGTCAGCGGCAGCATCGGATTTGTCGGCCTCATCGCCCCGCATCTGGCCCGCCGTCTTGTCGGGCAGCGCTACCAGGCTCTGCTCCCGGTAGCGGCTCTCTCCGGAGCGCTGCTCGTCATGGCTGCCGACACGATCGCCAAGGTGATCCTGCAGCCTGCGGAGATTCCGACCGGAATCATCGTGGCGGCCGTCGGCGCTCCGTATTTTCTGTATTTGCTGTATCGCTCGAAGTAG
- a CDS encoding alpha/beta fold hydrolase, whose amino-acid sequence MFAAINGTRLYFDIEGSGYVPAAERMVPRPVLFAIHGGPGSDHSDFKPWLTPLAEQLQIVYLDQRCNGQSERVDPATCTLEQLADDIEALRLYLGFGRIHLLGHSFGGMVAQVYAARYPDSLEKLILLCTAPSKEFYPAALDYASKVATPEQLATIPELFEGRIADDEHLIRWWDVCYPLYFHVMDEKVMWETGNRPIGSLDAANYTFKHFIPLYDVRDQLPRLQVPTLIVGARYDWITPLSQAEEMHRLIPGSELTVFEHSGHMPFIEEHAEFIARLSEFLAAAAERP is encoded by the coding sequence ATGTTTGCTGCGATCAATGGAACCCGCCTTTACTTCGATATCGAAGGCTCCGGTTATGTGCCGGCAGCCGAGCGCATGGTGCCGAGGCCCGTTCTGTTCGCGATCCATGGCGGCCCGGGCAGCGACCACTCCGACTTCAAGCCTTGGCTCACGCCCCTGGCGGAACAGCTGCAGATCGTCTATCTCGACCAGCGCTGCAACGGCCAATCCGAGCGCGTCGATCCGGCGACCTGCACGCTGGAGCAGCTCGCCGACGACATCGAGGCACTGCGTCTTTACCTCGGCTTCGGCAGGATTCATCTGCTCGGCCATTCATTCGGCGGCATGGTGGCTCAGGTGTACGCTGCGCGCTATCCGGATTCGCTTGAAAAGCTGATCCTGCTCTGCACGGCGCCGAGCAAGGAGTTCTATCCTGCCGCGCTGGATTACGCGAGCAAGGTTGCCACGCCGGAGCAGCTCGCGACGATTCCGGAGCTGTTCGAAGGGCGCATCGCCGATGACGAGCATCTGATCCGCTGGTGGGATGTATGCTACCCTCTGTACTTCCATGTCATGGACGAGAAAGTCATGTGGGAAACGGGGAATCGGCCGATCGGCTCGCTCGATGCGGCCAACTACACGTTCAAGCACTTCATTCCCTTGTACGATGTCCGTGACCAGCTGCCTCGGCTGCAGGTGCCGACGCTCATCGTCGGAGCTCGCTACGATTGGATTACCCCGCTGTCGCAGGCGGAGGAGATGCACCGGCTGATTCCTGGCTCGGAGCTGACGGTATTCGAACACAGCGGCCATATGCCGTTCATTGAAGAGCATGCGGAATTCATTGCCCGCTTGTCCGAATTCCTGGCCGCAGCAGCGGAGCGTCCATGA
- a CDS encoding DUF1684 domain-containing protein: protein MNAFEEWRSYRERSVAGFQGDLSLAAMHVIADMTAVAGLPGLWAPAPQGGLILTASELDGISVDDVPAEGTVHLRPDVSVVRFSGSLAAQATSQPGSDHLLAVWDSEAEALQDYEGIDAYPHRSDWIVEARFDEDEPGREVSFEHTSDGAGTSRRHRSPGDILFEREGTEYRLRPFASGDSLILVFGDKTNGEETYGRGRMLIVPEADARGKTALDFNRAFLPPCAFSPHFNCPLPPAGNRLPFAVPAGEKQIRRQAHS from the coding sequence ATGAACGCTTTCGAGGAATGGCGCTCCTATCGGGAACGCTCCGTCGCCGGCTTCCAGGGAGATCTGAGCCTGGCCGCGATGCATGTCATCGCGGACATGACGGCTGTGGCAGGCTTGCCCGGCCTGTGGGCGCCCGCTCCGCAAGGCGGATTGATCCTGACGGCTTCGGAGCTGGACGGGATCTCGGTAGACGACGTGCCGGCGGAAGGCACGGTTCATCTGCGGCCGGATGTATCGGTCGTCCGCTTCTCCGGGAGCCTTGCCGCCCAGGCGACCAGCCAGCCGGGTTCGGACCATCTGCTTGCGGTCTGGGACTCCGAGGCGGAGGCGCTGCAGGACTACGAGGGCATCGACGCTTACCCGCATCGTTCCGACTGGATCGTAGAAGCGCGGTTCGACGAGGACGAGCCGGGTAGGGAAGTTTCCTTCGAGCATACGTCCGACGGCGCGGGCACCTCAAGGCGGCATCGGTCGCCGGGCGACATCCTGTTCGAGAGGGAAGGGACGGAGTACCGCCTTCGCCCGTTCGCTTCGGGGGATTCGCTGATCCTGGTGTTCGGGGACAAGACGAATGGAGAGGAAACCTACGGACGGGGACGCATGCTGATCGTTCCGGAAGCGGATGCACGAGGCAAGACGGCTCTCGATTTCAATCGCGCCTTCCTGCCGCCTTGCGCCTTCTCGCCGCATTTCAACTGCCCGCTGCCGCCGGCGGGCAACCGGCTGCCGTTCGCGGTGCCGGCGGGGGAGAAGCAGATCAGGCGCCAAGCCCATTCCTGA
- a CDS encoding ABC transporter substrate-binding protein, translating into MPIKGIKRSAFALVLAASLAVVSACSNSSTGSSGDSPEPSGSIKKTVNVGVTYAPSGINPLAPVGLVSTYVASLMFPPLVDLDSDLEYKPMLADSIETANNKTFVIKLNPGAKWTDGTPVTSDDVIFTLGLMSNAKVASNYAYMFAIVEGLDDSGYLPEGRTDIGGVKKVDEHTLTITTKAPTTIRIFKDTIGKNLLTLPQAALKDIAPEDINKSDFMQKPGVTSGPFKIASIDRDHYVQMTANKDYFKGAPKLEQLNFKVLQGTAVAAQLQSGEIDMNIPSAGVIPVSDYEKVKGLGNVTTVEGQPLATQFMYINEKAVPDAKQRQAISYAMNREMIVEKLLHGAGEVVDGFFTSYSPYKDGNVQPAAYDPEKAKSLLQESGWDAGKTLRMYVLSGDATLEQASNIIAENLKAAGVKVQIQMMDLATLIDKLVKMDYDLGILTVSLTPINPLPDLAYFLNEGNPSGYKNADVEKLIASIGAEVDEAKIAESYSKLQQLVAQDVPMPSIYAAKALGAVNKRVSGAQPKDFGMFINVNEWDVK; encoded by the coding sequence ATGCCTATCAAAGGAATCAAGAGATCCGCGTTCGCCCTTGTCCTTGCGGCCAGCCTCGCCGTCGTATCGGCTTGCAGCAATTCGAGCACGGGCAGCAGCGGAGACTCGCCGGAGCCGTCCGGCAGCATCAAGAAAACGGTCAATGTCGGCGTGACGTACGCCCCGAGCGGCATCAACCCGCTCGCCCCCGTCGGCCTGGTGTCGACCTACGTGGCCAGCCTCATGTTCCCGCCTCTCGTCGATCTGGACTCCGATCTGGAGTATAAGCCGATGCTCGCCGATTCCATTGAAACCGCCAACAATAAAACGTTTGTGATCAAGCTGAATCCGGGAGCGAAATGGACCGACGGAACTCCGGTGACGTCCGATGACGTCATCTTCACGCTTGGCCTGATGAGCAACGCGAAGGTCGCTTCCAATTACGCCTACATGTTCGCCATCGTAGAAGGCCTGGACGATTCCGGATACTTGCCGGAAGGCAGGACGGACATCGGGGGCGTGAAGAAGGTCGATGAGCATACGCTCACGATCACGACGAAGGCGCCGACGACCATCCGGATCTTCAAGGATACGATCGGCAAGAACCTGCTGACGCTGCCGCAGGCCGCGCTGAAGGACATCGCTCCGGAAGACATCAACAAGAGCGACTTCATGCAGAAGCCGGGCGTGACGAGCGGTCCGTTCAAGATCGCGAGCATCGACCGGGACCACTATGTCCAGATGACGGCCAACAAGGACTACTTCAAGGGCGCTCCCAAGCTGGAGCAGCTCAACTTCAAGGTGCTGCAGGGCACGGCTGTCGCCGCCCAGCTGCAGAGCGGCGAGATCGACATGAACATCCCGTCCGCAGGCGTCATTCCCGTGAGCGACTATGAGAAGGTCAAGGGATTGGGCAACGTGACGACGGTGGAGGGCCAGCCTCTGGCGACCCAGTTCATGTATATCAATGAGAAGGCCGTGCCGGACGCGAAGCAGCGCCAAGCCATCTCCTATGCGATGAACCGCGAGATGATCGTGGAGAAGCTGCTGCACGGTGCCGGGGAAGTCGTGGACGGCTTCTTCACAAGCTACAGCCCTTACAAGGACGGGAACGTCCAGCCGGCGGCCTACGATCCCGAGAAGGCGAAGAGCCTGCTGCAGGAATCCGGCTGGGATGCCGGCAAGACGCTGAGGATGTACGTCCTCTCCGGCGACGCCACGCTGGAGCAGGCGTCCAACATCATCGCCGAGAATCTGAAGGCTGCCGGCGTGAAGGTGCAAATCCAGATGATGGACCTGGCCACGCTGATCGACAAGCTGGTCAAGATGGATTACGATCTCGGCATCCTGACGGTGTCCCTGACTCCGATCAATCCGCTGCCCGATCTGGCCTACTTCCTCAATGAAGGCAATCCGAGCGGGTACAAGAATGCGGATGTCGAGAAGCTCATCGCTTCGATCGGAGCGGAAGTGGACGAGGCCAAGATCGCCGAATCGTACAGCAAGCTGCAGCAGCTCGTGGCGCAGGACGTGCCGATGCCTTCGATCTATGCCGCCAAGGCTCTCGGAGCTGTGAACAAGCGGGTATCAGGCGCCCAGCCGAAGGACTTCGGCATGTTCATCAACGTCAATGAATGGGACGTGAAATAG